The DNA sequence CtggttttaatttccttttaaaaatccactTATAACCCAATGGTTTAGTACCAGGTGGAAGATCTACCAACTTCCATGTATGATTTTGCAGTATAGAATTAATTTCACTATCAATTGCTTCCTTCCAAAATGGAGCTTCAGGAGCTGACATTGCTTCTTTGAAGGTTTGAGGTTCATTTTCTAACAAATAAGTCATAAAATCAGGACCAAATGACTTGAATGTTTTAGTTCTCTTACTGCGTCTTGGTtcatcctcttttccttcattTGTGTCTCTTTGAGTTTGATTACTAGTAATCATATCCTCATGAGACCTTTTTAGTGAACTATTTGATTACTAGTAATCATATCCTTATGAGACCTTTTTAGTGAACTATCTATTTTTCCTATTTTGTAAGGAAAAATATCTTCAAGGAAAGATGCAGTTTCTCAATTCTATAATGGTATTGACATGTATGTCAGGAATATCATATTTATACACTAAAAatcgatatgcactactattttgtgcaaATCCAATAAAAATACAGTCAATAGTTTTAGGTTCTATTTTAACCATTTTAGGAAAATATACTGCAGCTTTAGCATGACATTCCCACATTTTCATGTACTTATATGTAGGTTTTCAATCTTTCCATAACTCATATGGTGTTTTATCTAATTTCTTATGAGGtaattttatttagaattgAATTAGAAGTTAATAAAGCTTCTCCCCACATATTTTGTGGTAAACAAGACATATGCAATAAGGaattcattatttcttttaaagtacGATTTTTGCGTTcagctacaccattttgttgtggtgaatCAGGAGCGGTCGATTGGTGTATAATACCATGCTCTAAACAGAATTCCTCAAAAGGTGATTCATACTCACCTCCTCTATCCCTcctcaaagtttttattttcttgcttagttggttttctacctcatttttataatgtttaaacATTTCAATTGCGTCATTTTTGCTCCGCAATAAATAAACAGAACAATATCTTGTACAATCAtctataaaagtaataaaatacttttttccaCCTCtagtttgtatatattttaaatcacatgTATCGGTATGGATTAATTCTAGAGGTTCTATACTCCTTTGCACATTTTGAAATGGGGTTCTAGTTAATTTAGCTTCTacacatgtttatatatatatatatatatagatctccATGTATagtttgtttttaaattgttaatttattcaTACATTTAGTCATACAATTTAGTCAATACTTTCTTACTGTTCGGCTTTACAATTGATTAATAAAGTGTGCTCTATTTTCGTTACTTCGCCATTTAAAACGGGTAGTCTTCCCTGTTTTCTTTCAATTGCCAATTGCAACGTGTTCTAATTGCCAATTGAAatcataaacaattatatatattaatatatataaacacattcACGTGGACTGAGTTATTTTCGTGTCTGCTTTCATACTGCCAACATAAACATATCTATTATTCGTACCTTCTGGTTTATttgcctttatatatatagttttaaattgattaatttttcgggttttatgctttttttctttaaataaagtCTTATTTGTATTATGCTTTCCTTTTAATTGCCAATTGAAACATATtattctctgtttcttttttaattactgTTTTCCTTTAGTtggcacatatatatacattcttaaatatcttctttctctttcatccGATTCatttatgcacatatatatacattgttatATATCTTCTTTCTGTTTCatcttattcatttattaatatatatatatatatatatatatatagtgttttttcaattaattggcaattggtgttatatatatatatatatatatatatatatcttctttaCTTGCTTTGATTTCGGTTGTATATTGTTTGGTAACAATCATTTTGGTCGAGTGGTCAATTCttctgtttatatgtatatatagagagaATTGGTCTCTTTTGGTCTCTGTTCGGTgcttatatataatagtttctGTCTAATCAATTGTATACGTGGACCGAGGTTTTCATATTatcttcacatatttaaattgttagaataattcttttatttactctggttttaatatttttatacatgtatatgctatttatactatattatatatatatatatatatatgtatatgtctaTTTATGCAATGATCaatattagtttatatatatatataaagttgtgtagtttgttttatatatataaattttgattattgaattttacttttgcttaatatattttggatatattattttgtgcaaaattttgaagtatGCTCTTAAAGTAACTTGGTCTATAACTTTTATTAACAGACAAATGACAAATACAAGCCAAAATTTTATTCCTGCTCATGTGAATCATGGAGAGAAGCCCGAAAAGTTCAATGGTGCAGATTTTAAAAGATAGCAACAAAAAATGCTCTTTTATCTCACAACCTTGAATTTGGCAAAGTTTTTGAATGAGAAGGCCCCTATCCTTAATGAGAATGAAATAGATAGGACAGCTGTAACAGCCATGGATGCATGGAACATGGAGATTTTCTATGCAAGAATTACATCCTCAATGGTTTGGACAACATACTATATAATGTGTATAATCCAATTGAGACTTCCAAAGAACTTTGGGAATGCTTGgataagaaatataaaactgaggATGCTAGCATGAAGAAATTTGTGGTTGGAAGGTTTTTAGATTTCAAAATGGTCGATTCTAAAACTGTTATGAACCAAGTAGAAGAACTACAATTGATTCTTCATGAAATACATGCTAAAATATGACTTTGAGTGAATCTTTTCAAGTTGCTGCTGTTATAAAAAAGTTGCCACCTTCCTGGAAAGATTTCAAGAACTATTTGAAGCATAAACATAAGGAAATGGGTCTTGAAGATCTAATTGTTCATCTTAGAATTGAAGAAGACAATCGAAACTCTGAAAAGACGATCAAAACTCATTACCTGGAAGCCAAAGCCAATGTGATTGAGAATGGAcagaaaaatgggaaaaaaataaagtattctGGGCAAAATAATAGCCAAGGGAATGCAaagaaatttaaagggaaaTGTTTTGTGTGCAACAAGCAAGGTCATCATGCAAATGAATGTGGAAATTGAAAAGCACAAAGTAACTACAAGAAGAACAAATCTCCAGCACACATGACAAAGGAagttaaattttcaattgacaTAGAAGAAATGAACCTTGCTGCTATGATTTCTAAAGTGAATTTGGTTTGTAATAATAAAGAATGGTGGGTAGACATAGGTGCTACTAGACACATATGTTCCAATAGGAACATGTTTACTACTTATCATAGTGTGGACACAGGAGAACATCTTTATATGGGAAATTTCTCAACATCTAATGTTGAAGGTTAaggaaaaatagttttgaagatgACATCTAGCAAAGAACTTACTCTAAACAATGTTCTTCATGTACCTGAAATAAGAAAGAATCTAATTTCTGGATCTTTGCTTAGCAAAAATGGATTTAAGTTAGTCTTTGTAGCTGACAAATTTGTACTCATTAAAAATGGAATGTATGTGAGAAAGGGGTATTTGACTGATGGCCTATTTAAAATGAATGTAATAACTATTGTACctcctattaataataataaagttaaatcTTCTACTTAAACTGTGGAGTCATTCAATTTATGGCATGGTAGGTTGGGACATGTAAATTATGATGCACTACGCAAATTAATGAACATGGACTTATTACCTAAATTTGAGATTAACTCTAATCATAAATGTGAAACATGTGTAGACGTTAAATTAACTAGAAGCCCATTTCAAAATGTGCAAAGGAGTACAGAATCTCTAGAATTAATCCATACTTACAcatgtgatttaaaatatatacaaactagaggtggaaaaaaatattttattacttttatagaTGATTGTACAAGATAttgttatgtatatttattgcgaaacaaagatgaaacaattgaaatgtttaaacattataaaaatgagGTAGAACACCAActaagcaagaaaataaaaactttgaggAGTGATAGAGGAGGTGAGTATGAATCACCTTTTGAGGAATTCTATTTAGAGCATGGATTTATACACCAAATGACTGCTCCTTATTCACCACAACAAAATCGTATAGCTGAATGCAAAAATTGtactttgaaagaaatgatgaattccTTATTGCTTATGTCTTGTTTACCACAAAATATGTGGGGAGAAGCTTTATTAACTTCTAATTCAATTCTAAAGAAATTACCTCATAAGAAATTAGATAAAACACTATGTGAGTTATGGAAAGGTCAAAAACCTACAGATAAGTACATAAAAATGTGGGGATATCTTGCTAAAGTTGCAGTACATTTTCCTAAAAAGGTTAAAATAGGATCTAAAACTATTGACTATATTTTCATTGGATATGtacaaaatagtagtgcatatcgatTTTTGGTGTATAAATCTAATATTCCTGACATACATGTCAACACCATTATAGAATCGAGAACTGCATATTTCTTTGAagatatttttccttataaaataggaaaaatatatagttCACCATAAAGGTCTCATGAGGATATGATTACTAGTAATCAAACTCAAAGAGACACAaatgaaggaaaagaggatgaACCAAGACGTAGTAAGAGAACTAAAACATTTAACTCATTTGGTCCTGATTTTATGTCTTATTTGTTAGAAAATGAACCTCAAACCTTCAAAGAAGCATTGTCAGCTCCTGAAGCTCCATTTTGGAAGGAAGCAATTGATAGTGAAATTAATTCTATAATGCAAAATCATACATGGGAGTTGGTAAATCTTCCACCTGGTACTAAACCATTGGGTTATAagtggatttttaaaaggaaattaaaaccaGATGGTACCATTAATACATACAAAGCTAGACTGGTGGTTAATTGTTACAAGAAAAAGGAAGGCTTAgaatattttgatacttattcacCAGTAACTAAAATTACatcaattcaaattttgattgcAATAGCAGATTTGTATAATCTTcaaatacatcaaatggatgtaaaaattacatttttaaatggAGATTTAGAAGAAGAGATCTATACAAAACAGCCAAAGTGGTTTATAGTCCCAggataagaaaagaaagtgtGCAAACTGGTTAAGTAATTGTATGGATTAAAACAAGCACCAAAACAATAGCATGAGAAATTTGATAATGTAATGATGACAAATGGCTTCAAAATTAATGAGTGTGATAAATGTGTATATTATAAAAGCACTTAAAAAGGGTATGTTATGATTTGcttatatgtagatgacatgCTAATAATGGGTAGCAATATGGAAATTATTAAAGCTACTAAAAAGTTGTTGATtaataagtttgatatgaaagatctaggTGAagctgatgtgattttaggtattGAAATTACTAAGACATCAGATGGAATAGTTCTTTCACAATCTCATTACATTAAAAATGTACTTGAGAAATTTGATAAGTATGATGGAGGTCCAGCAAAGACTCCTGTTAACATAACTTTATACCTAGCTAAAAATCATGGTCAAAGTGTATATCAATTGGAATACTCTAGAATTATAGGAAGCCTAATGTATATCTCAAATTGCACACGACCAGTTATAGCTTATGTTGTTAATAAGTTAAGCAGATTTACTAGTAACCTAAATAAAGATCATTGGAAAGCATTAATTAGAGTTTTAAAATACCTAAGATATACAATGACATATGGGTtacactatacaagatatcctgctaTGTTAGAAAGATAATGTGATGCTAACTGGATATCAGACACAAAAGGCTCAAAGTCTACAAGTGGATATGTGTTTATACTTGGAGGTGCTGCTGTGACATGGAAGTCTTCAAAACAGACTTGTATTGCGAGATCAACTATGGAATCTGAATTTGTAGCTTTAGATAAAGCTGGAGAAGAAGCTGAATGGCTTAGAAATTTTTTAGAAGACATTCCAAATTGGTCAAAGCCTGTGCCTGCTATATGTAttcattgtgatagtcaatcagcAATTGGTAGGGCacaaaataatatgaataatgGTAAACCTCAACATATATGTCGAAGACATAATACTGTTTGATAACTTCTCTCTAATggaattataaatattgaatatgtaaaatcaaaagacaacctAGCGAAGCCAGTTAATAAAGGTTTGTCTAGAGAGCAAGTTTATAAGTCATCGAGAGGAATGGAATTAAAGCCTAAATCTAATGAATCATCATAAACGGAAATCCAACCTAGCTGAATGGAGATCCCAGggtctaggttcaatgggacaacgtaAGTATGTATGATTCACAAGAAATACTATGAAGTATTAAAAGAGAAAGTACTTCTTCCCGTTTCTAAAGCGAAACAGTATTGCCTGCAACGTGTTATTAGGATAAGCTGTGTTTTTAATGATGTCTATATCTTGGAAATCCAAGTAAAATATAACAAGATATTTTTTATAGATAGTCACCTATATACGTATAGAAGTAGGGCCGCTTCTATGAGAATTATAAAAAGTGTAATTCTCTAAAGCACTTATGAAAACCAGGTTGTTTAAggtcaaaataaatacaacaatgaGAACAAATTTTGTGCAGAAAATGAATTGTGTGATAGTTATTGTCTTTGTTTACATCAAAAATTAACAATTCAAACCATTATGCATATTAATTGATTAGTAAACTCGATAACTATTGACTAAGGAATATTCAAGGCCAAAAGCTATCTATCCTGATGCAATTTCTTTTCATTAAACTCTCTCTAGTATCTGCATAGTCATCTTGCATTAATTTCTATTCACATGGGGATTGTAGGAATTtgtgaatagaaattataaatattgtttatttatttggttaccataatacttaaaatactagagttttattttaaaataaataaataataagaaacagTGTTCTAGTGAAAGAACACGTCTTCAGAGTGGAAATGTGGCTGTTATTGGAAATGAAGCAACTTTTAACGCTTCGTATATTCTGAAGCATTGGGTTTCTTCATATAGATGCAATCCTTcctataataaaattatctttataTGATTAAAAGACAATAACAGAAAGAAATAGTcgtgatttttagtttttgcaTTATtcattcataaaacaaaaagagagtGAAACACAAAAGTGTTCGTTGTTTCTGAGAATTTGGAGTACTACTATTCTCAGAAAGTAGTCGTTGTATACTGAGAAACATTCGTCATCTATCAATCCATGAAGTACCAATGCAGGGCGAAAATTTGTCATCATTGTAGAGAAATCGGATGGTGCATTTTTGGACAATCAAATAGTGGGTAGTATTTGGCTAAATGGATAAATTCGGATTGGATtggatgaaaattttccaaacttGCAAATCGAACCCatattgatatttataaaataaattcaaaccaaaccgatatgcatataaaatattgaacaaaaaCCAATTCGAATGATTTAGTTTGGTTTGATTTGTTGGGTTGATTCAAATTTTGTCCACATTTAATGCAAGATtagttcaaattaaaataaaaaaaattaaaaaaagaagaaaagaagagtcTTGTAATTTGATTCGGAAAACAAAACTTTGTGAATAAATAAGAAGTTGGCCAAGAAGGGAGAAGTAGAGCAAAATCAAGTAAAAACACCAAGACTAAAATGTAAAAACACGAAAATATTGGTGCCATTGGACttctattttggttttaatgcATAACTAATAAGGTTGTAAACAGAGGATGGCAGTTAGTTATCGGTATAATATTCCTTGTGTAAATATAGtagttgctgttgttgttgttgttgttgttgttgttgtaaatTAGCAAACCACCTGACAGCCAGGCACACCACCAACGCATTCCACctcttaaaacatttttataatcATTTCAATCTCTCACAACCCACGCCGCAACTGTCAAGTTCTCACCAATTCCCCCATATCATATCGTATTTCATATAATATCATTTATATCTCTAGCCTCGCCTACCAACATAACATGACCATCAACTTCTCTCGCGATATGTCCATAAACTCACGCCTCAATGGATCAATATTCTTCACGGCTCAGTTTTGACATCATCAGCTGCCTCCGGCCTTTATCTTTttcgatttttatttattgataattattaatgataatatttttttaaattaaaaaccttaatcCCTCCTTTCTGTCTGTCTCTGTTGTCTCTTCGTTCCacgctttattattattattattattattattgtctcaATTTTTAACCCTaaaaaattcttcaaaaaattCTCTCTGCAAATTTCCTCTTTTGAAAAggaggattttattttattttttatcttccgAGGAATAAATTTTGGATAGAAGCAGAAGAATTACCGTTGTTAGGGTTTCTTCATCGAATCCTCCAAGAGCTTCCAAGTTGGTAAAATTTGAAGGTGAATCGAAATCTTATTAGATGCTGTAAAGTTTACTACCCAACCGAAGCGAAACGAAAGGTTACGGGTTTCCTGTGGAATCGATTTCCTCAGGATTGGTTAGTCTTCGGCGACAATGGCCACCAACCTGCCGATGAGCCCTCAGTTGGAGCAGATCCATGGTGAAATTCTTGATAATTTTCGAGCTCTTTCGTATGTTTCTTTCATTCTTCtctcttttccatttttatttttttattttttattcctttgttTTGcccttcaattttttctttttttatcgtGGTGATCTGGGATGAGCTGTTTCTGTCAATGCCTATATTTCTGTAACATATGTAGTAGGATGGGATTAGTAAGATTCTAGAGATTCTAGATTTCAACATACAGATTCATGGTAATCTGATGCTGACACCCATCGAAAGGGATTGTACTTGTCGCAAGTCGCGTGAGCTATTTTTTAGGTTAGGGAATCGGAATGGACAACGGACTCATACTAGCTTTTGTAGTTGTGGATAGAaaagttcttcttttattgccttttttttttttttttttttttggtcttttgcaGTTTAATgcaatattttgttttactCCTCGGAAACCTGTGATTCAAAAAGCTTATTAAAAATGGGGAACAGAAAACTTAGGATGGCACAGCTCTTAACTGCAGCTTCTGTGCAGCTGTGCTAGCATGCTTGTACCTAAATTATGTGGTTGAAATCAAATGGTGAATCATTTTGTTACACGTCCATATTTGTTAAAGAAATTTGTTGCCAAAGTTGTATCAGGGCTCAACCATTCAGTCAAAGCAGTTGCCTTGATATATCTCTTGATAGCCTGTGGAAGCAACTAGACAAAGTAAGATAGACGGTagcttattattgttattttccatACAGAAATGGCTTCCAGAGGCTGGATAAGATCAAAGACTCCAATAGACAAAGTAAACAGCTGGAGGAACTTACAGGAAAAATGAGAGAATGTAAAAGGTATGTTGCATGTGGCTTCTCTTAACTTCTGCATCTGGTTATTTTCTGTGAATAGAGGCTTTTATACACTtgttttcatatttataatcCAAGGATGCTAGAAAATTCTGAGCAACAGAATAATGGTACCATCTGATATGAATTAAAAAGAGTTTAACTTAGTTATCTACAGATAAtcttcaattcccttattttatatatttacttaGGATACAAAATACAAGCGTCTATCAACTATGCTGAATGTACAAAACTTCCTTTCTTGGTCCCCCATAGCATGTATGTAAGTACACATTGGTGACTTTGatcttttgttttataattgttttagacTAATCAAAGAGTTTGATCGTGAGCTGAAAGATGAGGAGGGTCGAAATTCTTCTGAAGTGAATAAGCAACTCAATGATGAGAAGCAATCCATGGTCAGTTTCTAGAGAACCTttcacttgtttttttttttttttttttttttccctctcatcACATGAACAATTGAGTATGCTTGCCTCTAGATCTGTCACAATGAACCTTTCACTTTTTTTATAAACTATATGCATGTCCGTTGACTCACATAGGTAGTCACTGTATTAGGAGTTAACAATGTGTGAACAGTTAATGTTATACAAATTATCTTTCCAGAATTTCCTGACACTTGTGTGATTCTTTTATGCATTAGCTGATGTGGTATCTGTGCTTTTTTGTTATACCTGGCAGATCAAAGAGCTGAATTCATATGTGGCACTAAGGAAAACGTAACTTCATCTATCCATTTGGTCCATCGTATGGTTATTAATTGGAAGATATGTTTTATGGAGTCAAATTGTTGTTTTGGGACATTGAAACTAACTTTATGAATTATGACACACTACACAGTGTAGTTTTTATACTCAATTTGGCTGAACTGCAGGTATATGAATAGCCTTGGGAACAAGAAAGTTGAACTGTTTGATATGGGAGCAGGAGTTAGTGAACCTACGGCTGATGAAAATGTTCAAGTGGCATCATGTGAGATCTTgattataaatttgtttttatattctttttgagTTTTCACTGCATGCGCACTGTTGTGTCAGCCATAGCTATGCCCATTTATTGTTCAAATCCGAAGCTTATTTATAAATTTCCAATGTTTTATATCATACACATATGTATCACTTGAACTCCTATTAAGATCTTTTTGTTTATCCTATGTTTTATCCTCTTCAAAGTCATACCAATTTGAAATTAAACTAATTAGCTCTGACAGGAAATGAGTATGATGTTCATGCATGATTTGATTCAACTGCATCAAGCAAAGTAAAGATACTGAATGTAGTAAAAACAACATGTCAAAGTTACATAGCTCTATGCAGGAAGAACTTGTATTTTGCTAACACAGTCATGGGGACAAGGGAAACGAATTTAACGACAAGAActgtatttctttctttttttttttttttttttttaatggtaattATTGTAGCATGTTTTCTGGTTATGAAAGTGCAAACAAGTGTTTTTGTGACTGATATGCTAACTGTGTTAGACCAGCTGTGTTGTTTGTTTATAGCATGGCTAAATTTAAGTTGACTGTTGCCAAAGATATTTGATTTGAAACATTGACAATAAGCAGCTCAATCTTAACGAGTAAATAATATAAGTAATGCATTCAGAAGATTTGATTTTCCTGGGATGTGTCTTTGtgtatgtttattattattattattattattattattttgcattaaGAACAGATTTGTCTGACCATGTTTGGTTCACATGTTGCCTTTAGCCATGTCTAATCAAGAACTAATCAATGCTGGGATGAAGACAATGGATGAGACTGATCAGACAATTGAACGCACTAAAAAGGTTAATACAAAATAGCaatttgtaacttttgtttGCTCGCTATTGTTTCATGCATTAACTCTTGCTCTTTTTTCCTGTAGGTTGTTGAACAAACAATTGAAGTGGGAACTCAAACCGCTACTACCTTAAAGGGCCAAGTATGTGTGCTTACTTTTCATCTCGATCTATATTTCCTGTTATGTGTTTAGCCTTGAAATCTGCAATTAAAAATTTTGCAGACTGAACAAATGGGTCGCATTGTTAATGAGCTGGACACAATCCAGTTCTCAATTAAGAAAGCATCCCAGCTTGTGAAGGAGATTGGCAGGCAGGTTAGTCTTTTGCCCCTTAAAATGTATCATTTTTAGTGTTTGGAAACTAAAACCCTTttctgattatttttattattttgcaggTGGCAACTGATAAATGCATCATGCTTTTTCTATTCCTCATTGTCTGTGGTGTAATAGCAATTATTATTGTGAAGGTATGACCTTTAATTTGTTTATCTAATGGCCTTAATTTCTGTATGGCAAGCTTATCATTGTTTCAAAATTTAGGGATCAGCCTGTGAACGCCTCTGCTTAAAGGTGTTATCTttgtaaagaaattatttttatgatattctaATTAGTTCTTGTGATTGATAGAACTTTTAGAGGAGAGAAAGGATGAATTGCCCTTTCTCTCTCCACCCTTCTTCCTGCCTCttctacaatttttatttttatttttattttttattttttatatgctccaaatattttaatatgtctCACTATGATTGTAGACCTATTTTCAGAAATATTTTTAGCAACATGGACATGAAGATTGGCAACCTTTTGCAATAGTAGCGGACTTGTTTGATTGTTTTAGGAATGCagcttttttatcttttctaaaTTGTACGTTGTCATTTGAATTTTCAGATAGTGAACCCTAATAACAAAGACGTCAGAGATATCCCTGGATTGGCACCTCCTGCTCCTACACGGAGGCTTTTGTATCTGAGGACAGCAGAAGATTTGGAATAATCAATTTTAcaagatttaatttttccactcCTCTTGCTATGATTCATATTCTAAGGGACGGAAAGGAAGCTTGGGGTGCTGTATGTGGGCATTGattgtattttttcttattttatttctattgtcatacttaaatattttcttgcCTGAGATGTGCATATCCTGTTGTGATTCTGTGTAAATCTTGTGGAGCCCTTTTTACTGTGTTGAATGCCATGGTTTTTTGTGTAATCCTTTGCAACCGTTTAGAGCTAGAGAGATGTACCTTTGCTGTGAATCCATGCGGTGCATTTCCCATTTCTTTTAACAAGGCGACgtttctcattttaaaatgtgtATTCTCCcttatatttttctaatttgttgAATACGAGATGAAAGGCTTGCTGTGTAAATTACCTTCCAGACTTCCATGCTGctgaattttccttttcttctactTTGCAGTATACTTGAGAGATGTTGAATTGAACCCCATGTGTTCATTTCTGCAATATACATATGGTATAAttagtgttttataaattttagctCATAAAAGTATAAATGTTCCATCCTTGCTCGGTTTCTTCCTGCTTGCTTGATAGTGCTCGAGGTAACAAAGTTCAAGTGTCAAGCAGATTGAAGTTTCAGTAAACGGTggctttaataa is a window from the Ziziphus jujuba cultivar Dongzao chromosome 11, ASM3175591v1 genome containing:
- the LOC107433381 gene encoding novel plant SNARE 13 isoform X2 yields the protein MATNLPMSPQLEQIHGEILDNFRALSNGFQRLDKIKDSNRQSKQLEELTGKMRECKRLIKEFDRELKDEEGRNSSEVNKQLNDEKQSMIKELNSYVALRKTYMNSLGNKKVELFDMGAGVSEPTADENVQVASSMSNQELINAGMKTMDETDQTIERTKKVVEQTIEVGTQTATTLKGQTEQMGRIVNELDTIQFSIKKASQLVKEIGRWQLINASCFFYSSLSVV
- the LOC107433381 gene encoding novel plant SNARE 13 isoform X1 — protein: MATNLPMSPQLEQIHGEILDNFRALSNGFQRLDKIKDSNRQSKQLEELTGKMRECKRLIKEFDRELKDEEGRNSSEVNKQLNDEKQSMIKELNSYVALRKTYMNSLGNKKVELFDMGAGVSEPTADENVQVASSMSNQELINAGMKTMDETDQTIERTKKVVEQTIEVGTQTATTLKGQTEQMGRIVNELDTIQFSIKKASQLVKEIGRQVATDKCIMLFLFLIVCGVIAIIIVKIVNPNNKDVRDIPGLAPPAPTRRLLYLRTAEDLE